The proteins below are encoded in one region of Phycisphaerales bacterium AB-hyl4:
- a CDS encoding CNNM domain-containing protein — protein sequence MTGFEFAFWCGIMLVGFAFSALYSGMETGAYSLNRVRLQIYAHQHHRPARLLRRMADDPVRLLTTLLIGNNIANYMGTAGLAVLLEGWGIGQWQAIVLNTIIVTPILFIFGETLPKDLFAAYADRLMYRLAWLLEGSRHLFTWLGLVPLIAVATKLVMVGLGQKAQIQPFHPRRQVQALVREGVGYGLLSDDQSAIAERVLQLATRTVADEMVPWSEVITVNVDDEPAVLWTLADRTSRSRFPVMDGSGNVAGEVAVTEALLHTPEACPAIRELMRTPLLVPAHMPLRRGLAELQHHKAALAIVIDDRQQPVGILTIKDCVETITGELASW from the coding sequence ATGACCGGCTTCGAGTTCGCTTTCTGGTGCGGCATCATGCTTGTAGGCTTCGCCTTCAGTGCGCTCTACTCCGGCATGGAGACCGGCGCGTACAGCCTCAACCGCGTTCGCTTGCAAATCTACGCGCATCAACATCACCGCCCGGCCCGCCTGCTGCGACGCATGGCGGACGACCCCGTTCGGCTGCTGACCACACTGCTGATCGGCAACAACATCGCCAACTACATGGGCACCGCCGGCCTCGCGGTGCTGCTGGAAGGCTGGGGCATCGGCCAGTGGCAGGCGATCGTCCTCAACACGATCATCGTGACACCCATCCTCTTCATCTTCGGCGAAACGCTGCCCAAAGACCTCTTCGCCGCGTACGCCGACCGGCTGATGTATCGCCTTGCCTGGCTGCTGGAAGGCTCGCGCCACCTGTTCACCTGGCTTGGCCTCGTACCATTGATCGCGGTGGCGACGAAGCTCGTCATGGTCGGCCTGGGGCAGAAGGCACAGATTCAGCCGTTCCACCCACGTCGACAGGTCCAGGCGCTTGTCCGCGAAGGCGTGGGCTACGGCCTGCTCAGCGATGACCAGTCCGCGATCGCCGAGCGCGTGTTGCAACTCGCCACCCGCACCGTGGCCGACGAGATGGTGCCCTGGTCCGAGGTCATCACGGTGAACGTTGACGACGAGCCGGCGGTGCTCTGGACGCTGGCCGACCGCACGAGTCGGTCGCGCTTCCCGGTCATGGATGGTTCGGGCAACGTGGCGGGCGAGGTCGCTGTGACCGAAGCGCTGCTGCACACGCCTGAAGCCTGCCCGGCCATCCGCGAGTTGATGCGTACGCCATTGCTCGTGCCCGCGCACATGCCGCTTCGCCGCGGCCTGGCGGAGTTGCAGCATCACAAGGCAGCGCTGGCGATCGTCATCGACGACCGCCAGCAGCCCGTGGGCATCCTCACCATTAAAGACTGCGTTGAAACCATTACCGGTGAGCTGGCAAGCTGGTAA